The Streptomyces achromogenes genome window below encodes:
- a CDS encoding restriction endonuclease fold toxin-2 domain-containing protein: MERVNETLAKPVKVDDKGNPKWDPLIDGMYRSDESELRRYKSAMANPANSEIRGLEIVTNGKDNAAYWESMIAMNDVTGSARYVP, from the coding sequence ATCGAGCGGGTCAACGAGACACTGGCAAAGCCCGTGAAGGTGGATGACAAAGGGAATCCGAAGTGGGACCCGCTGATCGACGGCATGTACCGAAGTGACGAGTCGGAGCTGCGCAGATACAAGAGCGCGATGGCCAACCCGGCGAACTCGGAGATCCGCGGCCTTGAGATCGTGACCAACGGCAAGGACAACGCGGCCTACTGGGAGTCGATGATCGCCATGAACGACGTCACCGGTTCCGCACGGTACGTGCCCTGA
- a CDS encoding helix-turn-helix transcriptional regulator produces MGREQAWWTRARLGRCGPSLDLLTARFQQHVYAPHAHEEFTVGVCVEGAEIIAYRGGHIRTGPGSIVVLDPGETHTGGPGATTGGYAYRALYAVPGLLTDGVLGGTPHFREPLVDDPELAAALRRAHTELTVRPDPLEAESRLPWLLTALARRHSTARPVCDMIPGAEHITRAVRTRLTDELLAPPSLADLAAELGLSRYQLLRAFRTTTGIPPYAWLAQYRVTRARALLESGLRPAEVAALVGFADQAHLTRWFRRVLGVTPAAYRNSVQDV; encoded by the coding sequence ATGGGCCGTGAACAGGCGTGGTGGACCAGAGCCAGGCTGGGCCGCTGCGGGCCGTCCCTGGACCTGCTCACCGCCCGCTTCCAGCAGCACGTCTACGCGCCCCACGCACACGAGGAGTTCACGGTCGGCGTGTGCGTGGAGGGGGCGGAGATCATCGCCTACCGCGGCGGCCACATCCGCACCGGCCCCGGCTCCATCGTCGTCCTCGACCCGGGTGAGACCCACACGGGAGGCCCCGGCGCCACCACCGGCGGCTACGCCTACCGCGCCCTGTACGCGGTCCCCGGCCTCCTCACCGACGGCGTCCTCGGCGGCACGCCGCACTTCCGCGAGCCCCTGGTGGACGATCCCGAGCTCGCCGCAGCGCTGCGCCGCGCCCACACCGAGCTGACCGTCCGCCCCGACCCGCTGGAGGCCGAGTCCCGGCTCCCGTGGCTGCTGACGGCCCTGGCCCGACGGCACTCCACGGCCCGCCCGGTGTGCGACATGATCCCCGGGGCCGAGCACATCACCCGCGCCGTCCGCACCCGCCTCACCGACGAGCTGCTCGCCCCGCCCTCGCTCGCCGACCTCGCCGCCGAGCTGGGCCTGTCCCGCTACCAACTCCTGCGCGCCTTCCGCACGACGACCGGGATCCCGCCATACGCCTGGCTCGCCCAGTACCGGGTGACCCGGGCGCGAGCCCTGCTGGAATCGGGCCTGCGCCCGGCCGAGGTCGCCGCCCTGGTCGGCTTCGCCGACCAGGCCCATCTCACCCGCTGGTTCCGCCGCGTCCTGGGCGTGACCCCAGCGGCCTACCGCAACAGCGTTCAAGACGTCTGA
- a CDS encoding TetR/AcrR family transcriptional regulator produces MTERLTPRAREIAAAARTLLEEAGPAALTMRALADHLGIKAPSLYKHFPDKYAVEVELVAQMLQESAEALEAAQTREPGSLLALAQAYRTYALAHPHLYCLATERPLPREALPAGLEDRAAMPLLLACEGDLDLARAIWAFAHGMVVLEIHGRFPDDADLPAAWKRGLRALQQ; encoded by the coding sequence GTGACTGAGCGGCTCACGCCCCGCGCCCGCGAGATCGCGGCGGCCGCCCGGACCCTCCTGGAGGAGGCCGGGCCCGCCGCGCTCACCATGCGCGCGCTCGCCGACCACCTGGGCATCAAGGCGCCCTCGCTCTACAAGCACTTCCCCGACAAATACGCGGTCGAGGTCGAACTGGTCGCGCAGATGCTGCAGGAGTCGGCGGAGGCCCTGGAGGCCGCCCAGACGCGTGAGCCGGGCTCGCTGCTCGCGCTGGCACAGGCGTACCGCACGTACGCGCTCGCCCACCCCCACCTCTACTGCCTGGCCACGGAACGCCCGCTGCCGCGCGAGGCCCTGCCCGCCGGCCTGGAGGACCGGGCCGCGATGCCCCTGCTGCTGGCGTGCGAAGGCGACCTGGACCTGGCCCGCGCGATCTGGGCCTTCGCCCACGGCATGGTGGTCCTGGAGATCCACGGCCGCTTTCCGGACGACGCCGACCTCCCTGCGGCATGGAAACGCGGCCTGCGGGCGTTGCAGCAGTAG
- a CDS encoding DUF4260 family protein — MSTATTSTRTGTTANPRTGSGLRGVRRAAWLASALFWSAFAILEAMNHGWLAGGLAFAFLIVPDLAFLVGLDAAPRMAKGQLPPRAVPYYNAMHRAVVPLALMVLYTFGPFPAWPPLFAALCGWLAHISYDRAFGYGLRTKEGFQRD, encoded by the coding sequence ATGAGCACGGCCACCACCAGCACGCGCACCGGTACGACCGCCAACCCGCGCACGGGCTCCGGCTTGCGTGGCGTCCGCCGCGCGGCCTGGCTGGCGAGCGCCCTGTTCTGGTCGGCGTTCGCGATCCTGGAGGCCATGAACCACGGCTGGCTCGCGGGTGGTCTCGCCTTCGCCTTCCTGATCGTGCCGGACCTCGCGTTCCTGGTCGGCCTCGACGCCGCGCCCCGCATGGCGAAAGGACAGCTCCCGCCCCGGGCGGTCCCGTACTACAACGCGATGCACCGCGCCGTCGTCCCGCTCGCCCTGATGGTCCTCTACACGTTCGGGCCGTTCCCGGCCTGGCCTCCGCTGTTCGCGGCGCTGTGCGGCTGGCTCGCGCACATCTCGTACGATCGCGCCTTCGGCTACGGACTGCGCACCAAGGAGGGCTTCCAGCGTGACTGA
- the yaaA gene encoding peroxide stress protein YaaA yields the protein MLVLLPPSEGKASSGRGAPLKPEALSLPGLGAAREAVLDELIELCEADEEKAREVLGLSEGLRGEIAKNTRLRTAGARPAGEIYTGVLYDSLGLASLDAAAKRRAARSLLVFSGLWGAVRVTDRIPSYRCSMGVKLPGLGALGAHWRAPMASVLPEAAGDGLVLDLRSAAYAAAWKPKGEVAARTASVRVLHAPTRKVVSHFNKATKGRIVRSLLTAGIAPKGPAELVEALRDLGYVVEEQALARAGAARTLDVLVDDVH from the coding sequence GTGCTGGTCCTGCTGCCGCCCTCCGAAGGCAAGGCGTCCTCCGGACGCGGTGCCCCGCTCAAGCCGGAGGCCCTCTCGCTGCCGGGGCTGGGCGCGGCCCGTGAGGCCGTACTCGACGAGCTGATCGAGCTGTGCGAGGCCGACGAGGAGAAGGCGCGCGAGGTGCTCGGACTGAGCGAGGGGCTGCGCGGCGAGATCGCGAAGAACACACGGCTGCGGACGGCGGGTGCGCGCCCGGCCGGGGAGATCTACACCGGCGTCCTGTACGACTCCCTCGGGCTCGCCTCGCTCGACGCGGCGGCGAAGCGGCGCGCGGCCAGGTCGCTGCTCGTCTTCTCGGGGCTCTGGGGCGCGGTCCGGGTGACGGACCGGATTCCGTCGTACCGGTGCTCCATGGGCGTGAAGCTGCCGGGCCTCGGGGCGCTGGGCGCGCACTGGCGTGCGCCGATGGCCTCCGTGCTGCCCGAGGCCGCCGGGGACGGCCTGGTGCTGGACCTGCGCTCGGCGGCGTACGCGGCGGCTTGGAAGCCGAAGGGCGAGGTCGCGGCGCGGACGGCGAGCGTTCGGGTGCTGCACGCGCCGACGCGGAAGGTCGTCAGCCACTTTAACAAGGCGACGAAGGGGCGGATCGTACGGAGCCTGCTGACGGCGGGAATCGCCCCGAAGGGCCCGGCGGAGCTGGTGGAAGCCCTGCGGGACCTCGGATACGTGGTCGAGGAGCAGGCCCTGGCCCGAGCGGGCGCGGCCCGGACGCTGGACGTCCTGGTGGACGACGTGCACTGA
- the eda gene encoding bifunctional 4-hydroxy-2-oxoglutarate aldolase/2-dehydro-3-deoxy-phosphogluconate aldolase, whose translation MTSPAPSAVPSAATASVLDLTPAPVVPVVVVEDAADAAPLARALVAGGLPAIEVTLRTPAALDAIREISGAVPEAVVGAGTVITPEQVTACGAAGARFLVSPGWTDVLLTALLASGLPFLPGVSTTSEVVALLERGVREMKFFPAEAAGGAAYLSSLAGPLPQARFCPTGGIGPKNALGYLALPNVCCVGGSWMVPADAVADRDWPRIESLARTASALRTASALRTASAPGASSAPRTASALRAEGGTCR comes from the coding sequence ATGACCTCGCCTGCGCCTTCCGCTGTGCCCTCCGCTGCGACTGCCTCGGTACTGGATCTGACCCCGGCCCCCGTCGTGCCCGTCGTGGTGGTCGAGGACGCCGCCGACGCTGCGCCGCTGGCTCGGGCACTGGTGGCCGGCGGGCTGCCCGCCATCGAGGTGACCTTGCGGACGCCGGCCGCGCTCGACGCGATCAGGGAGATCTCCGGGGCGGTGCCGGAGGCCGTCGTCGGGGCGGGCACGGTGATCACGCCGGAGCAGGTGACGGCGTGCGGGGCGGCCGGGGCCCGGTTCCTGGTGAGCCCCGGCTGGACGGACGTCCTGCTGACGGCGCTGCTCGCGTCCGGGCTGCCCTTTCTGCCCGGGGTGTCGACGACGTCGGAGGTCGTGGCGCTGCTGGAGCGGGGCGTGCGGGAGATGAAGTTCTTCCCGGCGGAGGCGGCCGGCGGCGCCGCATACCTGAGCTCGCTCGCTGGTCCGCTGCCGCAGGCCCGGTTCTGCCCGACGGGCGGCATCGGCCCGAAGAACGCGCTCGGCTACCTCGCGCTGCCCAACGTCTGCTGCGTGGGCGGGAGTTGGATGGTCCCGGCGGACGCGGTCGCGGACCGGGACTGGCCTCGGATCGAGTCGCTCGCCCGGACCGCGTCAGCCCTGAGGACCGCGTCAGCTCTCAGGACCGCGTCAGCTCCCGGGGCCTCGTCCGCGCCGAGGACCGCGTCCGCGCTCAGGGCCGAAGGTGGGACGTGTCGTTGA
- a CDS encoding bifunctional RNase H/acid phosphatase, giving the protein MREFIVEADGGSRGNPGPAGYGSVVIDATTGETLAERAEFIGVATNNVAEYRGLLAGLRAARELDPSARVRVRMDSKLVVEQMSGRWKIKHPDMKPLAAEAARVLPPGQVTYEWIPREQNKHADRLANEAMDAGKRGEQWNEGASRAALDARSAGAPSAPEPSGPPGDAVAGAAKAREALSRAAAERTTGGAAEASLPGGAERTVAEAVAKPGANTGDDVRAGRAVALSTAGAATSAPAAAPTVGWGAAPDLGAPATFVLLRHGETPLTPQKRFSGSGGTDPSLSDVGRGQAERVAAALARRGTVQHILASPLARTRETAGIVAARLGLEVTVEDGLIETDFGAWEGLTFGEVRERHPDDLNAWLADPEAEPTGGGESFAATAVRIAAARDRLVAAYAGRTVLLVTHVTPIKTLVRLALGAPPESLFRMELSAASLSAVAYYADGNASVRLFNDTSHLRP; this is encoded by the coding sequence GTGCGGGAGTTCATCGTCGAGGCCGACGGGGGGTCGCGGGGCAACCCGGGGCCCGCGGGCTACGGCAGTGTGGTGATCGACGCGACGACGGGGGAGACCCTCGCCGAGCGGGCCGAGTTCATCGGCGTCGCCACCAACAACGTGGCCGAGTACCGGGGGCTGCTGGCCGGACTGCGCGCCGCCCGCGAACTCGACCCCTCGGCCAGGGTGCGCGTCCGCATGGACTCCAAGCTGGTCGTCGAGCAGATGTCGGGCCGCTGGAAGATCAAGCATCCCGACATGAAGCCGCTCGCGGCGGAGGCGGCCCGGGTGCTTCCGCCCGGGCAGGTCACCTACGAGTGGATCCCGCGCGAGCAGAACAAGCACGCCGACCGCCTCGCGAACGAGGCGATGGACGCGGGCAAGCGGGGCGAGCAGTGGAACGAGGGCGCGTCCCGAGCCGCGCTCGACGCCCGGTCCGCCGGCGCCCCGTCCGCCCCCGAGCCGTCCGGTCCCCCCGGCGACGCCGTCGCGGGCGCGGCGAAGGCCCGCGAGGCCCTTTCCCGGGCGGCAGCGGAAAGAACTACGGGAGGGGCTGCGGAAGCATCGCTGCCCGGCGGAGCGGAAAGAACCGTCGCGGAAGCCGTTGCGAAGCCCGGTGCCAACACCGGCGACGACGTGCGCGCCGGCCGCGCGGTCGCCCTGTCCACCGCAGGAGCCGCAACCTCCGCCCCCGCCGCTGCCCCGACCGTCGGCTGGGGCGCCGCTCCCGATCTCGGGGCGCCCGCGACCTTCGTGCTGCTGCGGCACGGTGAGACGCCGCTGACTCCGCAGAAGCGGTTCTCCGGCAGCGGCGGCACCGATCCCTCGCTCTCCGACGTCGGCAGGGGACAGGCCGAGCGGGTCGCCGCCGCGCTCGCCCGGCGCGGCACCGTCCAGCACATCCTCGCCTCCCCGCTGGCCCGTACCCGTGAGACGGCCGGCATCGTGGCCGCCCGCCTCGGCCTGGAGGTCACCGTCGAGGACGGGCTGATCGAGACGGACTTCGGCGCCTGGGAGGGGCTGACCTTCGGCGAGGTCCGCGAACGTCACCCCGACGACCTGAACGCCTGGCTCGCCGACCCGGAGGCCGAGCCGACCGGCGGCGGCGAGAGCTTCGCGGCCACCGCCGTCCGGATCGCCGCAGCCCGCGACCGGCTGGTCGCCGCGTACGCGGGCCGCACGGTCCTGCTGGTCACCCATGTGACCCCGATCAAAACCCTCGTGCGGCTAGCCCTGGGCGCACCGCCGGAGTCCCTCTTCCGCATGGAACTGTCGGCGGCCTCGCTGTCGGCCGTGGCCTACTACGCGGACGGGAACGCGAGCGTCCGGCTCTTCAACGACACGTCCCACCTTCGGCCCTGA
- a CDS encoding zinc ribbon domain-containing protein: protein MNAAPADQIRLLDVQGLDVRLQQLAHKRRSLPEHAEIESLTKDLTQLRDLLVAAQTEESDTAREQTKAEQDVDQVRQRATRDQQRLDSGAVTSPKDLENLQREIVSLAKRQGDLEDVVLEIMERRESAQERVAELTERVGSVQGKIDDATARRNASFEELDGEAATVTKEREVVAASLPADLLKLYDKLREQQGGIGAARLHQRTCQGCRQELAITDINEIRSAAPDTVVRCENCRRILVRTSESGL, encoded by the coding sequence CTGAACGCCGCGCCCGCCGACCAGATCCGACTCCTCGACGTCCAGGGCCTCGACGTCCGTCTGCAGCAACTCGCGCACAAGCGCAGGTCCCTGCCCGAGCACGCCGAGATCGAGTCGCTGACCAAGGACCTCACCCAGCTGCGCGACCTCCTCGTGGCCGCCCAGACCGAGGAGAGCGACACCGCCCGCGAGCAGACCAAGGCCGAGCAGGACGTCGACCAGGTGCGCCAGCGCGCCACCCGTGACCAGCAGCGACTGGACTCCGGCGCCGTCACCTCCCCGAAGGACCTCGAGAACCTGCAGCGGGAGATCGTCTCCCTCGCCAAGCGCCAGGGCGACCTCGAGGACGTCGTCCTGGAGATCATGGAGCGCCGCGAGAGCGCCCAAGAGCGGGTCGCCGAGCTGACCGAACGGGTCGGCTCCGTGCAGGGGAAGATCGACGACGCCACCGCGCGCCGGAACGCCTCCTTCGAGGAGCTCGACGGCGAGGCCGCCACCGTCACCAAGGAGCGCGAGGTCGTCGCCGCCTCCCTGCCGGCCGACCTGCTCAAGCTCTACGACAAGCTGCGGGAGCAGCAGGGCGGCATCGGCGCGGCCAGGCTCCACCAGCGCACCTGCCAGGGCTGCCGCCAGGAGCTGGCCATCACCGACATCAACGAGATCCGCTCGGCCGCGCCCGACACGGTCGTACGGTGCGAGAACTGCCGTCGCATCCTCGTGCGCACGTCCGAGTCGGGGCTGTAA
- a CDS encoding Nif3-like dinuclear metal center hexameric protein, with translation MPRLSEVIAALDDLWPSERAESWDAVGTVVGDPDQEVFRVLFAVDPVQEIVEEAVKLGAGLLVTHHPLYLRGTTTVAASTFKGRVVHTLIKNDIALHVAHTNADSADPGVSDALAGALGLRVVGPLVPDPSDGEGRRGLGRVCELDHPLTVRELAARAAERLPATAQGIRVAGDPEALVRTVAVSGGSGDSLFEQVRAAGVDAFLTADLRHHPVSEARAHSPLALLDAAHWATEWPWCELAAAQLDEISDRRGWDLRVHVSRTVTDPWTAHAASTATSSSMGAPN, from the coding sequence GTGCCCCGTCTGTCTGAAGTCATCGCCGCGCTGGACGATCTGTGGCCCTCCGAGCGGGCCGAGTCCTGGGACGCGGTCGGCACCGTCGTGGGCGATCCCGACCAGGAGGTCTTCCGGGTCCTCTTCGCCGTCGATCCCGTCCAGGAGATCGTCGAGGAGGCCGTGAAACTCGGCGCGGGCCTGCTCGTCACCCACCACCCGCTGTATCTGCGCGGGACGACCACCGTCGCGGCCTCCACGTTCAAGGGCCGCGTCGTGCACACCCTCATCAAGAACGACATCGCCCTGCACGTCGCGCACACCAACGCCGACAGCGCCGATCCCGGGGTGAGCGACGCCCTCGCCGGCGCGCTCGGCCTGCGGGTCGTCGGCCCCCTCGTGCCGGATCCGAGCGACGGCGAAGGCCGCCGGGGCCTCGGCCGCGTCTGCGAGCTCGACCACCCGCTCACCGTCCGTGAACTCGCCGCCCGGGCCGCGGAACGGCTGCCCGCCACCGCGCAGGGCATCCGGGTGGCGGGCGATCCGGAGGCGCTCGTACGGACCGTCGCCGTCAGCGGCGGCTCCGGGGACAGCCTCTTCGAGCAGGTCCGGGCCGCCGGTGTCGACGCCTTCCTCACCGCGGACCTGCGCCACCACCCCGTCTCCGAGGCCCGCGCCCACAGTCCTCTCGCGCTGCTCGACGCGGCGCACTGGGCCACCGAGTGGCCCTGGTGCGAGCTGGCCGCCGCCCAGCTCGACGAGATCTCCGACCGGAGGGGATGGGACCTGCGGGTCCACGTCTCCCGCACGGTCACCGACCCCTGGACCGCCCACGCGGCGTCCACCGCCACCTCTAGCTCAATGGGAGCCCCCAACTGA
- a CDS encoding 3-oxoacyl-ACP reductase: MPLPLEGLTAIVTGAGRGLGRAEALELARLGAAVVVNDYGQPGRDGSGEASAGPAQEVAAEIRAAGGAALAHTGDVSDFRQARELVDAAIAEFGTLDVVVNNAGILRDRMVFSMAEEEWDSVIRVHLKGHFNTTRFAAAHWRERSKAAGAPVYGRIVNTSSEAFLAGSAGQPNYAAAKGGIVGLTTSTALALAKYGVTANAICPRARTRMTADVFAGFEQPADGLDPLAPEHVAPLVGYLASPAAARINGQLLVVHGGVVAVVERPRVAAKFDSKQDAFSFDELDAVLGGYYADRPDGETFAAAEVLGLRRGQPAT, translated from the coding sequence CTGCCCCTGCCGCTCGAGGGGCTGACCGCCATCGTCACGGGCGCCGGGCGCGGGCTCGGGCGCGCCGAGGCGCTGGAACTGGCCCGGCTGGGCGCGGCCGTCGTCGTCAACGACTACGGACAGCCCGGCCGTGACGGCTCCGGCGAGGCGTCGGCAGGGCCGGCGCAGGAGGTCGCGGCGGAGATCCGGGCCGCGGGCGGCGCCGCGCTCGCCCACACCGGGGACGTGTCCGACTTCCGGCAGGCCCGCGAGCTCGTCGACGCGGCGATCGCCGAGTTCGGCACGTTGGACGTCGTCGTCAACAACGCGGGCATCCTGCGCGACCGCATGGTCTTCTCCATGGCGGAGGAGGAGTGGGACTCGGTGATCCGGGTCCACCTCAAAGGCCACTTCAACACCACCCGCTTCGCCGCCGCGCACTGGCGCGAGCGTTCCAAGGCGGCAGGCGCCCCGGTGTACGGGCGGATCGTGAACACCTCGTCGGAGGCGTTCCTGGCCGGCTCCGCGGGGCAGCCCAACTACGCGGCGGCGAAGGGCGGGATCGTCGGCCTGACGACCTCCACGGCCCTCGCGCTCGCCAAGTACGGCGTGACCGCCAACGCGATCTGCCCGCGTGCCCGCACCCGGATGACGGCGGACGTCTTCGCCGGGTTCGAGCAGCCGGCCGACGGGCTCGACCCGCTCGCCCCCGAGCATGTCGCGCCGCTCGTCGGCTACCTGGCGTCACCGGCCGCCGCGCGGATCAACGGGCAGTTGCTCGTCGTGCACGGGGGCGTCGTGGCGGTCGTCGAACGGCCCAGGGTGGCGGCGAAGTTCGACAGCAAGCAGGACGCGTTCAGCTTCGACGAGCTGGACGCCGTCCTCGGCGGGTACTACGCGGACCGGCCGGACGGCGAGACCTTCGCGGCGGCCGAGGTGCTGGGCCTGCGACGCGGTCAGCCGGCCACGTAG
- a CDS encoding Zn-dependent alcohol dehydrogenase, whose amino-acid sequence MRAAVLHEIGQDKLEVHDDVEAVGFGPGRVRIRVRATGLCHSDLSAMGGVLPQPAPFVPGHEGAGEVLEVGEGVTRVKPGDRVVVCWLPACGACPACKRGQTELCLAGFMNAGTPNFRRPGGDVFGFAGTGTFAEEVVVDAGCAVPIPDDVPFDIAALIGCGVTTGLGAALNTADVEAGSSVAVIGCGGVGVSAIQGARLKGAAEIVAVDPVAARREAALRFGATKAVSPDELPGTKQLVTGGEGFDYVFEVVGRSATARTAYENTRRGGTLVVVGAGALDDFLQLNMFELFFDEKRILPSMYGGGDVLRSYERTIALWRAGRIDLEGLITHRVALTEINEALDQMRTGAALRTCIEI is encoded by the coding sequence ATGCGCGCAGCCGTACTGCACGAGATCGGCCAGGACAAGCTGGAGGTCCACGACGACGTCGAGGCCGTGGGCTTCGGACCCGGGCGGGTCAGGATCCGGGTGCGGGCCACCGGGCTGTGCCACTCGGACCTGTCCGCGATGGGCGGGGTGCTTCCCCAGCCCGCGCCCTTCGTACCCGGCCACGAGGGCGCGGGCGAAGTGCTGGAGGTCGGCGAGGGCGTCACCCGGGTGAAGCCCGGCGACCGGGTCGTGGTCTGCTGGCTGCCGGCCTGCGGCGCCTGCCCCGCCTGCAAGCGCGGCCAGACCGAGCTGTGCCTGGCCGGTTTCATGAACGCCGGCACCCCCAACTTCCGCCGCCCGGGCGGCGACGTGTTCGGTTTCGCCGGCACCGGGACCTTCGCCGAGGAGGTCGTGGTGGACGCCGGCTGCGCGGTCCCGATTCCCGACGACGTCCCCTTCGACATCGCCGCCCTCATCGGGTGCGGGGTGACCACGGGACTGGGCGCCGCCCTCAACACGGCCGACGTGGAAGCCGGTTCGTCGGTCGCGGTCATCGGCTGCGGAGGCGTCGGCGTCTCCGCGATCCAGGGCGCGCGGCTCAAGGGCGCCGCCGAAATCGTCGCCGTCGACCCGGTCGCCGCACGCCGGGAGGCCGCCCTGCGGTTCGGCGCCACGAAGGCCGTCTCGCCGGACGAGCTGCCCGGGACGAAGCAACTGGTCACCGGCGGGGAGGGGTTCGACTACGTCTTCGAGGTCGTCGGCCGCTCCGCCACCGCCCGCACCGCCTACGAGAACACCCGGCGCGGCGGCACCCTCGTCGTCGTCGGCGCGGGCGCACTGGACGACTTCCTCCAGCTCAACATGTTCGAGCTGTTCTTCGACGAGAAGCGGATCCTGCCCTCGATGTACGGCGGCGGCGACGTCCTGCGCTCCTACGAGCGGACGATCGCCCTGTGGCGGGCCGGCCGCATCGACCTCGAGGGCCTGATCACCCACCGTGTGGCGCTCACCGAGATCAACGAGGCACTGGACCAGATGCGCACCGGTGCGGCGCTCCGTACGTGCATAGAGATCTGA
- a CDS encoding MaoC/PaaZ C-terminal domain-containing protein, with product MPIDAAKALAAEPRTGEIAWDRRDVQLYHLGIGAGVPANDPDELRYTLESRLHVLPSFATVAGSGSPGVISSLSMPGVEVDLARVLHGGQRLEIHRAIPAEGRATATGRIAAVYDKGSAAVLVMRTEAADADGPLWTNDAQIFVRGEGGWGGDRGPSGRLEPPAGEADRTVERALREDQALLYRLSGDYNPLHADPEFAKLAGFDRPILHGLCTYGVTLKAVVDTLLDGDVGRVRSYATRFAGVVYPGETLRIQMWRGAGEVRAAVSAVERDDAPVLADTVVQHS from the coding sequence ATGCCCATCGACGCAGCCAAGGCGCTCGCCGCCGAACCCCGGACCGGCGAGATCGCCTGGGACCGCCGAGACGTCCAGCTGTACCACCTCGGCATCGGCGCGGGCGTTCCGGCCAACGACCCCGACGAACTGCGCTACACGCTGGAATCCCGGCTGCACGTCCTGCCGAGCTTCGCCACCGTCGCGGGCTCCGGCTCGCCCGGCGTGATCAGCTCGCTGTCCATGCCCGGCGTCGAGGTCGACCTCGCCCGGGTCCTGCACGGCGGCCAGCGCCTGGAGATCCACCGGGCCATCCCCGCCGAGGGCCGGGCCACCGCCACCGGACGCATCGCCGCCGTCTACGACAAGGGCAGCGCCGCCGTCCTCGTCATGCGCACCGAGGCCGCCGACGCGGACGGGCCCCTGTGGACCAACGACGCCCAGATCTTCGTCCGCGGCGAGGGCGGCTGGGGCGGGGACCGCGGCCCGTCCGGCCGGCTCGAGCCGCCCGCCGGCGAAGCCGACAGGACGGTCGAGCGGGCCCTGCGCGAGGACCAGGCGCTCCTCTACCGGCTCTCCGGCGACTACAACCCGCTGCACGCCGACCCCGAGTTCGCGAAGCTCGCCGGGTTCGACCGGCCCATCCTGCACGGCCTGTGCACCTACGGCGTCACGCTGAAGGCGGTCGTCGACACCCTGCTCGACGGCGACGTCGGCCGGGTCCGCTCGTACGCCACGCGGTTCGCGGGAGTGGTGTACCCCGGAGAGACCCTGCGCATCCAAATGTGGCGCGGGGCGGGCGAGGTGCGGGCGGCCGTGAGCGCGGTCGAGCGGGACGACGCGCCGGTCCTCGCCGACACCGTCGTCCAGCACTCCTAG